The Deinococcus koreensis genome window below encodes:
- a CDS encoding methylmalonyl-CoA mutase family protein has protein sequence MKTSNRKTKNEWMQSVYSPAAQTFPERKYNFKNLSDMEPEPIYTADDLKDWDAERDLGYPGEFPYTRGVQPSVYRGKLWTMRMFAGFGSAEQTNERFHALLGAGQTGLSTAFDLPTLMGYDSDHPFSKGEVGKCGVAVSSLADMEILFRGIDPTAVTTSMTINSPANAVWAMYIANAQKQGKDLGRVGGTIQNDILKEFIAQKEFIYPPSPSVKLVIDTFEWGPKVVPKWNFISVSGYHIREAGATGVQELAFTLADGFHYVEKALERGLDIDEFAPRISFFWDIHNDFFEEIAKLRAARRIWARQMRDRYGAKNPKSWMLRTHSQTAGVSLPAQQPLNNIARVAIQALAAVLGGTQSLHTDAFDEALALPTEEAATIALRTQQIIAYETGVAGVVDPLAGSYYVEKLTDDIEAAALGYIEQIRNMGGVEAGIDSGFFQLEMAEAAYRYQREVETGNRLVVGVNDFVQDAVEVPIQLIDPEVERIQEARLSQVRRERDPERASAALAALRDTAVTGANSMPAFLECAHAYVTLGEQMDVLKTVYGEYVEPVLV, from the coding sequence ATGAAGACCAGCAACAGGAAGACCAAGAACGAGTGGATGCAGAGCGTCTACAGCCCCGCCGCGCAGACGTTTCCCGAGCGTAAGTACAACTTCAAGAACCTCTCGGACATGGAGCCCGAGCCGATCTACACGGCGGACGACCTGAAAGACTGGGACGCCGAGCGCGACCTGGGCTACCCCGGCGAGTTCCCCTACACGCGCGGCGTGCAGCCGTCCGTGTACCGGGGCAAGCTCTGGACCATGCGGATGTTCGCGGGCTTCGGCTCGGCCGAGCAGACCAACGAGCGCTTCCACGCGCTGCTGGGCGCCGGGCAGACCGGCCTGAGCACGGCGTTCGACCTGCCGACCCTGATGGGCTACGACTCGGATCATCCGTTCTCAAAAGGTGAGGTCGGCAAGTGCGGCGTGGCGGTCAGTTCGCTGGCGGACATGGAGATCCTGTTCCGGGGCATCGACCCCACCGCGGTCACGACCTCCATGACCATCAACTCGCCCGCCAACGCCGTCTGGGCCATGTACATCGCCAACGCGCAGAAGCAGGGCAAGGATCTGGGCCGGGTCGGCGGCACCATCCAGAACGACATCCTCAAGGAATTCATCGCGCAGAAGGAATTCATCTACCCGCCCAGCCCCTCGGTGAAGCTGGTCATCGACACCTTCGAGTGGGGCCCGAAGGTGGTGCCGAAGTGGAATTTCATCTCGGTCAGCGGCTACCACATCCGCGAGGCCGGGGCGACCGGCGTGCAGGAGCTGGCCTTCACGCTGGCCGACGGCTTCCACTACGTGGAGAAGGCGCTGGAGCGCGGGCTGGACATCGACGAGTTCGCCCCACGCATCTCGTTCTTCTGGGACATCCACAACGACTTCTTCGAGGAGATCGCCAAACTGCGCGCTGCCCGGCGCATCTGGGCTCGGCAGATGCGAGACCGCTACGGCGCGAAGAATCCGAAGAGCTGGATGCTCCGCACGCACTCGCAGACGGCCGGGGTGTCGCTGCCGGCGCAGCAGCCGCTGAACAATATCGCCCGCGTGGCGATCCAGGCGCTGGCCGCCGTGCTGGGCGGCACCCAGAGCCTGCATACCGACGCCTTCGACGAGGCGCTGGCGCTGCCCACCGAGGAAGCGGCCACCATCGCCCTGCGAACCCAGCAGATCATCGCCTACGAGACCGGTGTGGCCGGCGTGGTCGATCCGCTGGCCGGGTCGTATTACGTGGAGAAGCTGACGGACGACATCGAGGCCGCCGCGCTGGGCTACATCGAACAGATCCGCAACATGGGCGGGGTGGAAGCGGGCATCGACTCGGGCTTCTTCCAGCTGGAGATGGCCGAGGCCGCCTACCGTTACCAGCGCGAGGTCGAGACGGGGAACCGCTTAGTCGTGGGCGTGAACGACTTCGTGCAGGACGCCGTGGAAGTGCCCATCCAGCTCATCGACCCGGAGGTGGAGCGCATTCAGGAAGCGCGGCTCTCGCAGGTGCGGCGCGAGCGCGACCCCGAGCGGGCCAGCGCCGCCCTCGCCGCCCTGCGCGACACCGCCGTGACCGGCGCCAACTCCATGCCCGCCTTCCTGGAATGCGCCCACGCCTACGTGACGCTGGGCGAGCAGATGGACGTCCTCAAGACCGTGTACGGCGAGTACGTGGAGCCGGTGCTGGTCTGA
- a CDS encoding TetR/AcrR family transcriptional regulator has product MPDSNATFPLTHRQRQARATRELIVQAATDLFLEGGYSTTTMDAIAARAGVAVSTVYNAFTNKRGILKAIREGWHQTSGQRDLYRLAGQQADPARRLELAAQATRRQWESGARMMAVYSVAAASDPEAAAELREALAGRRSTVGATIRSWAGDFRMPPERAAALYLALTRAEVYLELVAEQGWTPAEYEAWLASLLKSQFLR; this is encoded by the coding sequence ATGCCGGACAGCAACGCCACCTTCCCCCTCACCCATCGTCAGCGGCAGGCCCGGGCCACACGGGAATTGATCGTGCAGGCGGCCACCGACCTGTTCCTGGAGGGGGGCTACAGCACGACCACCATGGACGCCATCGCGGCCCGTGCCGGGGTGGCGGTGAGCACGGTGTACAACGCCTTCACGAACAAGCGGGGCATCCTGAAGGCGATCCGCGAGGGCTGGCACCAGACGTCGGGGCAGCGCGACCTGTACCGGCTGGCGGGGCAGCAGGCCGACCCGGCCCGGCGTCTGGAGCTGGCGGCGCAGGCCACCCGCCGGCAGTGGGAGTCCGGCGCCCGCATGATGGCGGTGTACAGTGTGGCCGCCGCGTCCGATCCGGAGGCTGCCGCCGAACTTCGGGAGGCTCTGGCAGGTCGCCGGAGCACTGTGGGCGCGACCATCCGCAGCTGGGCGGGAGACTTCCGGATGCCGCCCGAGCGCGCCGCCGCCCTGTACCTGGCCCTGACCCGCGCCGAGGTCTACCTGGAACTGGTGGCCGAGCAGGGCTGGACGCCGGCCGAGTACGAGGCGTGGCTGGCCAGCCTCCTCAAATCCCAGTTCCTGAGGTGA
- a CDS encoding ester cyclase: protein MIASADVSVVRQMIERAFNAGDLSAVDELLSPEAVDHQEQPGVNFPAHLKGVISMLRAAFPDLHFEIQHLMADGEIVAMNSVMTGTHLGPMRDLPATGRPVQVRHMHFVRVVEGRGTELWHLWDTPGLMRQLTAPAPV from the coding sequence ATGATTGCTTCGGCAGACGTCTCGGTGGTGCGGCAGATGATCGAACGGGCCTTCAACGCGGGTGACCTCAGCGCGGTGGACGAACTCCTCTCTCCGGAAGCCGTCGACCATCAGGAGCAGCCTGGGGTGAACTTCCCGGCACACCTGAAGGGCGTCATCTCGATGCTGCGCGCCGCCTTCCCCGATCTCCATTTCGAGATCCAGCACCTGATGGCCGACGGTGAGATAGTCGCCATGAATTCGGTCATGACCGGCACCCACCTGGGCCCGATGCGCGACCTGCCGGCGACCGGGCGCCCCGTTCAGGTTCGCCACATGCATTTCGTGCGGGTGGTGGAGGGCCGGGGCACCGAGCTGTGGCACCTCTGGGACACACCCGGTTTGATGCGGCAGCTGACCGCGCCGGCACCGGTGTAA
- a CDS encoding serine hydrolase, with product MRPPPVPVQEWFARVRRAGARRWRDVRMWRKRRRILTALALLNVLAVALATLGPQPTTPPAPAPRPTTCGDPLSPDLTPPPLPTAVSGRVSFYGAEYDPATLRVRRSVGLGASNALFALASTVKPLIVEQALRDVDAGQLTLTTPLTTTAASRSIELFPAGTNPVLTLLRRALELSDNTAADLLHLRVGTQRLARSVRERSPCTQLLLTGKAAWAAQGGLQAAVLGPDLSAGARRYAALPFGERLAVATRLNAGAAEWTGPEVEAAIDTYFRGPDQSPEIDLAIQNLSTAKAYTDLMARVLPGRNLKPGSRKVFRKSLAKGCCRPPSTTLKTSYWGAKAGSGWRLLTLTGLVETPDGRMFAYTYLNDQSDVQDSEDMEEQIPAVVEWIGRTLFTLHASP from the coding sequence GTGCGCCCGCCCCCCGTGCCGGTTCAGGAGTGGTTCGCCCGGGTGAGGCGAGCAGGGGCGAGGCGGTGGCGCGATGTGCGGATGTGGAGGAAACGTCGACGCATCCTGACGGCGCTGGCGCTCCTGAACGTGCTGGCGGTCGCTCTGGCGACCCTCGGCCCGCAGCCGACCACTCCCCCCGCACCGGCCCCGCGCCCGACCACCTGTGGCGACCCCCTCTCCCCCGATCTCACGCCCCCGCCCCTGCCCACCGCAGTGTCCGGACGGGTGTCGTTCTACGGGGCCGAGTACGATCCGGCGACGCTCCGGGTGCGCCGCAGCGTCGGTCTCGGGGCCAGCAACGCGCTCTTCGCCCTCGCCAGCACGGTCAAGCCGCTGATCGTGGAACAGGCCCTGCGGGACGTGGATGCCGGGCAGCTCACGCTGACCACGCCGCTCACGACCACCGCCGCCAGTCGGAGCATCGAGCTCTTCCCGGCCGGGACGAATCCCGTGCTGACCCTGCTGCGGCGCGCTCTCGAGCTCAGCGACAACACGGCGGCCGACCTGCTGCACCTGCGCGTCGGCACGCAGCGGCTGGCCCGATCGGTGCGGGAGCGCAGCCCCTGCACGCAGCTCCTGCTGACAGGCAAGGCGGCGTGGGCCGCTCAGGGCGGCCTGCAGGCGGCCGTGCTCGGCCCCGACCTGTCGGCCGGCGCACGGCGCTACGCCGCCCTCCCCTTCGGAGAACGGCTGGCGGTGGCCACCCGCCTGAACGCGGGCGCCGCAGAGTGGACGGGCCCGGAGGTGGAGGCGGCCATCGACACCTACTTCCGTGGGCCCGACCAGAGCCCGGAGATCGATCTGGCCATCCAGAACCTCAGCACGGCGAAGGCCTACACCGACCTGATGGCGCGGGTGCTGCCGGGCCGCAACCTGAAGCCCGGTTCCCGGAAGGTCTTCCGGAAGTCACTGGCGAAGGGCTGCTGCCGCCCCCCATCCACCACCCTGAAGACCTCGTACTGGGGCGCGAAGGCCGGTAGTGGCTGGCGCCTGCTCACGCTGACCGGGCTGGTGGAGACCCCGGACGGCCGGATGTTCGCCTACACCTACCTGAACGACCAGAGCGACGTTCAGGACTCCGAGGACATGGAGGAGCAGATCCCGGCCGTGGTGGAGTGGATCGGTCGGACGCTGTTCACGCTGCACGCCAGTCCGTGA
- a CDS encoding DUF2087 domain-containing protein, giving the protein MTKSIAAFQDEHGRITGWPSDRRRAHQLAILDYLTGLFEPGVSYDQGQVDQILADHSTVDDPTILLRELVDGDYLATADGTYWRADGRPGSRG; this is encoded by the coding sequence ATGACGAAGAGTATTGCCGCATTTCAGGACGAACACGGGCGCATCACCGGCTGGCCCAGCGACCGCCGCCGGGCCCACCAGCTCGCGATCCTCGACTACCTGACGGGCCTGTTCGAGCCCGGCGTCTCCTACGACCAGGGGCAGGTCGACCAGATCCTGGCGGATCACAGCACGGTGGACGACCCGACCATCCTGCTGCGGGAGCTGGTCGACGGCGACTACCTGGCGACCGCCGACGGCACCTACTGGCGGGCCGACGGCCGCCCCGGATCACGTGGCTAA
- the radA gene encoding DNA repair protein RadA yields the protein MAKVLAKFVCTSCGYQASKPLGRCPNCQAWNSFEEEAPSPVPARGSRGGAYGAVSGGKLTALSGVGRREEPRTSSGIPELDRVLGGGLVAGGVTLIGGEPGIGKSTLLLQVADRVARSGTVLYVAGEESLEQIRLRADRLGVTADIQLTRDTRAEHIAALMAEHKPALCIVDSIQTVTVEGEGAPGGVAQVRDGTAMLTRAAKETGTATVLVGHVTKDGTVAGPKVMEHIVDTTVFLETVGSFRLLRSVKNRFGQAGELGVFEMRGEGLIAVENPSAAFLAERPVGVPGSVVGATVDGQRPMLLEVQALASKTPYPNARRVVVGLDPRRVDVVLAVLERRLDLTLGGLDIYVNLAGGLKVLDPGLDLAIALAVYSAVVGRAMPGNVAVFGEVGLAGEVRSTQASMRRAEEAGRAGYTRLVVPPGLDGHSGVKSVEEAVGQVWRSG from the coding sequence GTGGCTAAGGTTCTCGCCAAATTCGTCTGCACGAGCTGCGGCTACCAGGCGTCCAAACCGCTGGGCCGCTGTCCGAACTGTCAGGCCTGGAACTCCTTCGAGGAGGAGGCGCCCAGCCCGGTGCCCGCGCGGGGAAGCCGCGGCGGGGCCTACGGCGCCGTGTCGGGCGGCAAGCTCACGGCGCTCTCGGGGGTCGGCCGGCGCGAGGAGCCGCGCACCTCCAGCGGCATCCCGGAACTCGACCGGGTGCTGGGGGGCGGGCTGGTGGCCGGGGGCGTCACGCTGATCGGCGGTGAGCCCGGCATCGGCAAGAGCACGCTGCTGCTGCAGGTCGCCGACCGGGTGGCGCGCAGCGGCACGGTGCTGTACGTGGCGGGCGAGGAGTCGCTGGAGCAGATCCGCCTGCGCGCCGACCGCCTGGGGGTCACCGCCGACATCCAGCTCACCCGCGACACCCGCGCCGAGCACATCGCCGCATTGATGGCTGAGCATAAGCCCGCGCTGTGCATCGTGGACTCCATTCAGACCGTGACCGTGGAGGGCGAGGGCGCCCCCGGCGGCGTGGCCCAGGTGCGCGACGGCACCGCCATGCTGACCCGCGCGGCGAAGGAGACCGGCACGGCCACGGTGCTGGTCGGGCACGTCACCAAGGACGGCACGGTCGCCGGGCCGAAGGTGATGGAACATATCGTGGACACCACGGTCTTCCTGGAAACCGTGGGCTCGTTCCGGCTGCTCCGCTCAGTGAAGAACCGCTTCGGACAGGCGGGCGAGCTGGGTGTGTTCGAGATGCGCGGCGAGGGCCTCATCGCCGTGGAGAACCCCAGCGCCGCCTTCCTGGCCGAGCGGCCGGTGGGCGTGCCCGGCTCCGTGGTGGGGGCCACCGTCGACGGCCAGCGCCCGATGCTGCTGGAGGTGCAGGCGCTGGCGAGCAAGACCCCCTATCCGAACGCCCGGCGGGTCGTGGTCGGCCTCGACCCGCGCCGGGTGGATGTGGTGCTGGCCGTGCTGGAACGCCGCCTCGACCTGACGCTGGGCGGGCTGGACATCTACGTGAACCTCGCGGGCGGCCTGAAGGTGCTCGACCCGGGGCTCGATCTGGCGATCGCCCTGGCGGTGTACTCCGCCGTGGTGGGCCGCGCCATGCCCGGCAACGTGGCGGTGTTCGGCGAGGTCGGGCTGGCCGGCGAGGTGCGCTCGACCCAGGCGTCCATGCGCCGCGCCGAGGAGGCGGGCCGCGCCGGCTACACCCGGCTGGTCGTGCCCCCCGGCCTGGACGGCCACAGCGGCGTGAAGAGCGTGGAGGAGGCGGTCGGGCAGGTGTGGCGCTCAGGCTGA
- a CDS encoding NUDIX domain-containing protein codes for RVAILCRRGGTLLTNASDGLAFHFVPGGALSTDEDVAICAVREWQEETGVPPGPMRLVGIVENFFGPPDRRQHEIGFYFLMPAPESLPADRFSVQDNADVWCQWAPVAGIADVPVYPLVIRELLEVPPGTVRHLVNREAASA; via the coding sequence TGCGGGTGGCAATCCTCTGTCGGCGCGGGGGCACCCTGCTCACCAACGCCTCGGACGGCCTGGCCTTCCATTTCGTGCCCGGCGGGGCGCTCAGTACCGATGAGGACGTGGCGATCTGTGCCGTCCGCGAGTGGCAGGAGGAGACCGGCGTTCCCCCTGGGCCGATGAGACTCGTCGGCATCGTCGAGAACTTCTTCGGCCCACCGGACAGGCGCCAGCACGAGATCGGCTTCTATTTCCTGATGCCTGCCCCGGAGAGCCTGCCCGCCGACCGCTTCTCCGTGCAGGACAACGCCGACGTCTGGTGCCAGTGGGCGCCGGTCGCCGGGATCGCGGACGTGCCCGTGTACCCGCTGGTCATCCGGGAGCTGCTGGAGGTTCCGCCCGGCACCGTCCGGCACCTCGTGAACCGGGAGGCGGCCTCAGCCTGA